One window of Diabrotica undecimpunctata isolate CICGRU chromosome 8, icDiaUnde3, whole genome shotgun sequence genomic DNA carries:
- the LOC140449109 gene encoding uncharacterized protein — translation MCKTAAFGNIEQFNVGDSKGWESYVERMDFFFTANNITDPDKKKATFLSLCGPNTYEIIRSLVAPSKVSDKTYDQIIVKLKKHFSPKTSEIVCRFKFYRRNQQIGETISVYLKELQKLAEPCGFAVSLDIMLRDRLVCGITDESLQQKLLATDKLKLKDAQDMCFTHEVAVESLAVLRESEPSADVNAVSFRKNQPGQFKQQLANRERKKCFRCEREHSPETCEHIKSTCTYCRKVGHIEIACFAKKKNQNYKRKVHQTTVEST, via the coding sequence atgtGCAAGACGGCGGCATTCGGAAACATCGAACAGTTTAACGTGGGTGACTCCAAAGGTTGGGAATCATATGTCGAGCGTATGGATTTCTTCTTCACAGCAAATAACATTACGGACCCTGATAAGAAAAAAGCTACATTTTTAAGTTTGTGCGGTCCAAATACATACGAGATTATTAGATCTTTGGTCGCGCCGTCCAAAGTGTCTGATAAAACTTATGACCAAATCATAGTTAAGTTAAAAAAGCATTTTTCTCCAAAAACGTCGGAAATTGTGTGCAGATTTAAGTTCTATCGTCGAAATCAACAGATTGGTGAAACAATATCTGTGTATCTGAAAGAATTACAAAAATTGGCAGAACCCTGTGGTTTCGCAGTTAGCCTTGACATAATGCTACGTGACCGACTCGTTTGTGGTATTACCGACGAATCGCTACAGCAAAAATTACTAGCCACAGACAAGTTAAAACTTAAGGACGCGCAAGACATGTGCTTTACACACGAGGTGGCCGTGGAAAGTTTGGCGGTGCTACGAGAAAGTGAGCCGAGCGCAGATGTAAACGCGGTAAGTTTTCGTAAAAATCAACCGGGACAGTTCAAACAACAATTAGCTAATCGCGAAAGGAAGAAATGTTTTCGGTGCGAAAGGGAACATTCTCCCGAAACTTGTGAACACATTAAATCAACCTGTACGTATTGCAGGAAAGTTGGACACATCGAAATAGCTTGTTTTGCTAAAAAGAAGAACCAAAATTACAAACGCAAAGTACATCAGACTACCGTGGAATCTACGTAA